One Bacteroidia bacterium DNA window includes the following coding sequences:
- the gldN gene encoding gliding motility protein GldN, with protein sequence MKTIKISIILFAGFVNFCNAQGNDHKDGNYIYYPVPYPYVREADIMWSKTIWRIINLREKMNLPLYYPTVPMDNRLSLIDLLLYGIEKEGIVAYSPDEEDEFSKQMSWKDIEDRFGVRNDTVYIEDPETGESVMRVIKAGIVSSEVKKIMIKELWYFDKQTSQLEVKIIGICPIREYERTESTTQNTETDEEPEIVMKKLFWVNFPSVRFLFANNFVFNPFNDAARLSFDNLFYKRRFSSYVYMESNVYDNRFIGEYKQGLDALLEAKNIEDEIFVFEHDLWEH encoded by the coding sequence ATGAAAACTATTAAAATTTCAATAATTTTATTTGCCGGGTTTGTAAATTTTTGCAATGCTCAGGGAAATGATCATAAAGATGGAAATTATATTTATTATCCTGTGCCATATCCTTATGTTAGGGAAGCCGATATTATGTGGTCAAAAACTATCTGGAGGATAATTAATTTACGCGAGAAAATGAACCTGCCACTTTATTATCCTACAGTTCCAATGGATAATAGATTAAGTTTAATTGATTTGCTTTTATATGGAATAGAAAAAGAGGGTATTGTTGCATATAGCCCTGATGAAGAAGATGAGTTTTCTAAACAAATGTCATGGAAAGATATAGAAGACAGGTTTGGTGTTAGAAATGATACCGTTTATATTGAAGATCCAGAAACAGGAGAATCTGTTATGAGAGTTATTAAAGCTGGAATTGTATCTTCTGAGGTAAAAAAGATAATGATAAAAGAGCTTTGGTATTTTGATAAACAAACTTCACAATTGGAAGTTAAAATTATTGGCATTTGCCCGATAAGAGAATACGAAAGAACTGAATCTACTACTCAAAATACTGAAACCGATGAGGAGCCTGAAATTGTTATGAAGAAATTATTCTGGGTAAATTTCCCTTCTGTTCGCTTTCTTTTTGCAAATAATTTTGTTTTTAACCCATTTAACGATGCTGCAAGATTAAGTTTTGACAATCTATTTTATAAACGTCGTTTTAGTAGCTATGTTTATATGGAAAGTAACGTGTATGATAATAGATTTATAGGTGAATATAAACAAGGCTTGGATGCATTGTTAGAAGCTAAAAATATAGAAGATGAAATATTTGTGTTTGAGCATGATTTGTGGGAACATTAG